A single genomic interval of Mucilaginibacter boryungensis harbors:
- a CDS encoding arabinose isomerase — protein MNKQLTIGLFGIGLDAYWEQFAGLKERLQGYLGVVEEKLSVIHSNIINLGLIDTAEKAFEAGIEFRKADVDLIFLYVTTYALSSTVLPVVQRAKVPVIILNLAPEAAIDYAAFNSMDDRTKMTGEWLAYCSACPVPEIANVFNRTGIKFHQITGMLHNDSECWDEVTEWVEAARVAHIMAYNRLGCMGHYYSGMLDIYSDLTLQYATFGGHIELLEVDELAEMRRSVTPQQIAERVQLFHEQFDVQADCLHEELERAAKTSVALDLLVVKYQLGSMAYYYKGTGSADNEDTISSIILGNSLLTANNIPVAGEYEIKNAQAMKIMDSFGAGGSFTEYYAMDFAADVVLMGHDGPGHIQIAEGKTKVRPLKVYHGKVGRGLSVEMSVKNGPVTLLSVVEQQGKLMLLVAEGESVAGPILEIGNTNSRYKFSIGARKFTNNWNSYGPAHHCAVGVGHIASKIIKLGQLLNMDVVQVC, from the coding sequence ATGAACAAACAACTAACTATAGGTTTATTTGGCATCGGTTTAGATGCCTACTGGGAACAATTTGCAGGACTTAAGGAGCGTTTGCAAGGCTATTTAGGCGTTGTGGAAGAAAAGCTTAGCGTAATCCATTCTAATATTATTAATCTGGGGCTGATAGATACCGCCGAAAAGGCATTTGAGGCAGGTATTGAGTTTCGAAAGGCGGATGTCGATCTTATTTTCCTTTATGTAACCACTTATGCTTTGTCGTCAACAGTATTGCCGGTGGTGCAACGGGCCAAAGTGCCGGTAATTATATTAAACCTGGCGCCCGAGGCGGCAATAGACTATGCTGCCTTTAATAGTATGGATGACCGTACTAAGATGACTGGCGAGTGGCTGGCCTATTGCTCGGCTTGTCCTGTGCCCGAAATTGCTAACGTGTTTAACCGTACAGGTATTAAATTTCATCAGATAACCGGCATGTTGCACAATGATTCTGAATGCTGGGACGAGGTTACTGAATGGGTAGAAGCGGCCAGGGTGGCGCATATTATGGCCTACAACCGCTTGGGCTGCATGGGTCATTATTATAGCGGCATGCTGGATATTTACAGCGATCTTACACTGCAATACGCCACCTTTGGTGGCCATATAGAGTTGCTTGAAGTAGACGAACTGGCCGAAATGCGAAGATCGGTCACACCGCAGCAAATTGCAGAGAGGGTACAATTATTTCATGAACAATTTGATGTACAGGCAGATTGTTTGCACGAAGAACTGGAACGCGCCGCAAAAACATCGGTAGCGTTAGATCTGCTGGTAGTCAAATACCAGTTAGGATCCATGGCTTATTATTATAAAGGTACGGGTAGTGCAGATAATGAAGACACTATCAGTTCTATCATCTTAGGCAATAGCTTGCTTACCGCCAATAATATCCCCGTGGCAGGTGAATACGAAATAAAGAATGCCCAGGCCATGAAGATAATGGACAGCTTCGGTGCTGGCGGTTCATTTACGGAGTATTACGCCATGGATTTTGCAGCTGATGTGGTGTTGATGGGGCATGATGGTCCGGGCCATATCCAGATTGCCGAAGGCAAAACCAAGGTGCGCCCATTAAAAGTATATCATGGTAAAGTAGGCCGGGGGCTATCAGTAGAAATGTCGGTGAAGAATGGGCCGGTAACCTTACTCTCGGTGGTGGAGCAACAAGGCAAATTAATGCTGCTGGTAGCCGAAGGCGAATCGGTAGCCGGGCCCATACTGGAAATAGGTAATACTAATAGCCGCTATAAATTCAGTATAGGGGCAAGGAAATTCACTAACAACTGGAATAGCTATGGCCCTGCGCACCATTGTGCGGTAGGGGTAGGGCATATCGCTTCTAAAATCATCAAGCTGGGGCAATTGCTAAATATGGATGTAGTGCAAGTTTGTTAA
- a CDS encoding serine/threonine protein kinase: MSKVFTITEGLENMGALRTGGQGSVYKGRRIGPIITAVKILPTPIYSESTDDKNYRNFLNEVEKLKKVNEVPNPNVVKILNSGITESGSFPFIEMEFIEGPDLGELLAEPHDKIFALKDVVKLADQLACALAHCHGVGVKHGDIKSNNVKFNIHSGNYVLLDFGLSIMSDEERRSSMRHAGAIEFMAPEQNEGKMLFQTDVYSYGVILYELLAGTVPFPLKDNGETARNTVMVAHMESPVPDLMKLRKQNLPASWSKKQRDHEMKVPGWLLKLVYKCLEKSPDNRYANGMELHDAIIENSIADIRWEEPEETTEAVTNQEAEVVVDTGYVDNEIDSNMMLISKPVFWGLMILLIGFMAFTGYALFNNKKAPKQNEILTTQQQADSTRVADSIATQNNNAVAQREKKRLQDSVVKAGIQADIEKNRRKNSTEPDSTEVDSTEVQPDNN; encoded by the coding sequence ATGAGCAAAGTATTTACAATAACAGAAGGCCTGGAAAATATGGGTGCATTGCGCACCGGCGGCCAGGGTTCTGTATACAAAGGGCGGCGTATAGGGCCTATCATTACCGCCGTAAAAATTTTGCCCACACCTATATATAGCGAAAGTACCGATGATAAGAATTACCGTAACTTTTTGAATGAAGTTGAGAAGTTAAAAAAGGTAAACGAGGTACCCAACCCCAATGTAGTTAAAATACTTAACTCGGGTATTACCGAAAGCGGTTCGTTCCCGTTTATAGAAATGGAATTTATTGAAGGGCCTGACCTGGGTGAACTACTGGCAGAGCCGCATGATAAGATCTTCGCCCTAAAAGATGTGGTTAAACTGGCCGATCAGTTAGCCTGCGCGCTGGCCCATTGCCATGGGGTTGGCGTTAAGCATGGGGATATTAAAAGCAATAACGTAAAGTTCAACATTCATTCAGGCAATTACGTGCTGTTAGATTTTGGCCTGTCTATCATGTCCGACGAGGAACGCCGCAGCAGCATGCGCCATGCCGGCGCTATTGAATTTATGGCCCCCGAGCAGAATGAAGGAAAAATGCTGTTTCAAACAGATGTATACAGTTACGGCGTTATTTTATATGAACTATTGGCCGGCACGGTACCCTTTCCTTTAAAAGATAATGGAGAAACTGCACGCAACACCGTAATGGTAGCCCATATGGAATCGCCGGTGCCCGATTTAATGAAACTGCGCAAACAAAACCTCCCCGCCAGTTGGTCCAAAAAACAACGCGACCATGAAATGAAGGTACCCGGATGGCTGCTGAAATTAGTTTATAAATGCCTGGAAAAATCTCCCGATAACCGTTACGCTAATGGTATGGAATTGCATGATGCCATTATAGAAAACAGCATTGCTGATATCCGTTGGGAAGAACCAGAAGAAACTACCGAAGCTGTAACGAACCAGGAAGCAGAGGTGGTTGTTGATACCGGCTATGTTGATAACGAGATTGACAGCAACATGATGCTGATATCTAAACCTGTTTTTTGGGGATTGATGATCTTATTGATTGGTTTTATGGCGTTTACAGGTTATGCGTTGTTTAATAATAAGAAGGCGCCAAAACAAAACGAAATATTGACCACACAACAGCAAGCCGACTCAACCCGGGTTGCCGATAGTATAGCCACACAAAATAATAATGCTGTTGCCCAACGCGAAAAAAAACGGCTTCAGGATTCGGTTGTAAAGGCGGGGATTCAGGCTGATATTGAAAAAAACAGGCGTAAAAATTCAACTGAGCCGGATAGCACGGAGGTTGATAGTACAGAAGTACAGCCTGATAATAATTGA
- a CDS encoding beta-galactosidase, whose translation MKKNYYALFSAAGNIFKCALLLAALFLFEINSSQAQTKNFFNKSDLMPIGSYYYPEQWPHEYWARDLKKMAEVGFDFTHFGEFAWAFIEPEEGKFDFKWIDEAVDLARANGIKVIMCTSSPTPPAWLAEKHPEILMVNDMGITMQHGSRQQISWSSPVYRQYVSKMVEAVAKHFANDKRIWGWQLDNEPSHYGQYDYSPAAQISFRKWLKAKYGTIANLNKTWGTAFWSLVYSDFDQVRIPNGKELIAQPNPSAVLDFKRFSNDEVNDFLAMQYKILRKYIAPEQWITTNLMPGEPPVDPTKITSLDFNTYTKYLVAGYDKGIGPQGFRMGSSTSIAFSNDLFRSINGTTGVMELQPGQVNWGKFNPQPMPGVVRMWIWHAFAGGNKFVCNYRFKQPLIGGEQYHYGIIGPDGVTPSTSGLEYIKVINELKSLKKSYNPNAQMPKEHAARLTAVLYNPDNRWEEDNQPQSNQWSFEKHMLHYYNALKQLGVPVDVITEDKDFSKYPVMIAPSYQLLDANLVARWTTYVENGGHLILTTRTGQKDRNAKLWEMKFAEPIYKLIGGKISFYDLLPDTVIGTIKMNNQNFKWNNWADIITPDAGTEVWANYTNQYYAGRAAVMSRKLGKGTITYVGPDTDDGSLEKAVLQKVYQRAGIPVRNLPDGVILEWRDGFWVGVNYSPKPYAVPLSAKAKILIGTPLLKPADVIVWQE comes from the coding sequence ATGAAGAAAAATTACTATGCCCTGTTTTCCGCTGCCGGAAATATATTTAAATGTGCCCTGCTACTTGCAGCGTTGTTTCTTTTTGAAATAAATAGCTCACAAGCACAAACAAAAAACTTCTTTAATAAAAGCGACCTGATGCCCATCGGGTCATATTACTATCCCGAGCAATGGCCACATGAGTATTGGGCGCGCGACCTGAAAAAAATGGCCGAAGTTGGATTCGATTTTACCCATTTTGGCGAGTTTGCCTGGGCGTTTATTGAGCCCGAAGAAGGTAAGTTTGATTTTAAATGGATTGATGAAGCGGTAGATTTGGCAAGGGCTAATGGTATTAAAGTCATTATGTGCACATCAAGCCCTACACCACCGGCCTGGCTTGCCGAGAAGCACCCGGAAATATTAATGGTGAACGATATGGGTATCACTATGCAGCATGGATCACGGCAGCAAATATCATGGTCAAGTCCGGTTTATCGTCAATATGTGAGCAAAATGGTTGAAGCTGTAGCTAAACATTTTGCTAATGATAAACGCATATGGGGCTGGCAATTGGATAACGAACCATCGCATTATGGCCAATATGACTATAGCCCGGCAGCACAAATAAGTTTCCGCAAGTGGCTAAAAGCAAAATATGGCACTATAGCCAACCTAAATAAAACATGGGGGACCGCTTTTTGGAGCCTTGTCTATAGTGACTTTGATCAGGTGCGCATCCCGAACGGTAAGGAATTAATAGCGCAGCCTAACCCGAGTGCGGTGTTAGATTTTAAACGTTTCAGCAACGACGAAGTGAACGATTTTTTGGCTATGCAGTACAAAATACTGCGCAAGTACATTGCACCCGAGCAATGGATAACCACCAACCTTATGCCGGGCGAACCACCTGTCGACCCCACAAAAATTACCAGTCTGGATTTTAACACTTATACAAAATACCTGGTTGCCGGATATGACAAAGGCATTGGCCCGCAAGGCTTTCGTATGGGGTCATCAACCAGCATTGCTTTTTCAAACGATCTGTTCCGGTCTATTAACGGAACAACGGGCGTAATGGAATTGCAGCCAGGCCAGGTTAATTGGGGCAAGTTTAACCCACAGCCTATGCCCGGTGTGGTGCGCATGTGGATATGGCATGCCTTTGCCGGCGGCAATAAATTTGTGTGTAACTATCGCTTTAAACAACCTTTAATTGGCGGCGAACAATATCACTACGGTATTATTGGCCCTGATGGTGTTACTCCAAGTACCAGCGGATTAGAATATATTAAAGTGATCAATGAACTAAAAAGCCTTAAAAAATCATATAATCCCAATGCGCAGATGCCCAAAGAGCATGCGGCGCGTTTAACAGCCGTGCTTTATAACCCCGATAACCGTTGGGAAGAAGATAACCAGCCCCAAAGTAACCAGTGGAGCTTTGAAAAGCATATGCTGCATTATTACAATGCCCTTAAACAGTTGGGCGTGCCTGTAGATGTGATTACCGAGGATAAAGATTTCTCTAAGTATCCGGTAATGATAGCGCCATCGTACCAGTTACTGGATGCCAATTTAGTAGCCCGCTGGACTACCTACGTAGAAAATGGGGGCCACCTGATATTGACGACCCGTACAGGGCAAAAAGACCGTAATGCTAAACTATGGGAAATGAAGTTTGCCGAACCCATTTACAAGCTGATAGGCGGCAAGATATCTTTTTATGACCTGTTGCCTGATACTGTAATTGGTACCATAAAAATGAATAATCAAAACTTTAAATGGAACAACTGGGCCGATATTATAACCCCTGACGCGGGAACCGAAGTTTGGGCAAACTATACAAACCAATACTATGCAGGCAGGGCAGCAGTAATGTCGCGCAAACTGGGTAAGGGCACAATAACCTATGTAGGGCCCGATACAGATGATGGCAGTTTGGAAAAAGCCGTGTTGCAAAAAGTTTATCAGCGTGCGGGCATTCCGGTACGCAATTTACCCGATGGTGTAATACTGGAATGGCGTGATGGCTTTTGGGTAGGGGTAAACTATTCGCCAAAACCCTATGCAGTGCCGTTATCAGCTAAAGCTAAAATTTTAATAGGGACACCATTGCTAAAACCAGCCGATGTAATAGTTTGGCAGGAATAA
- a CDS encoding DUF1015 family protein, producing the protein MTVIKPFRAIRPNPKYADRLVFTSPQAESVALHGTEGPIVLPLKNLLETAARQRPETAAGQMEAYHGIRTAINSLLNAGQLKQDDSEGIYIYETTSLGISQTGIWALYVLSEHEKIKVHELTFDDSVRRIKNYRDNTGIEGSPVLLTYAPNLQIDQVIKHAKNLEPDFTLGNDHVLHRIWRITDAALVSTVINAFNAIQHVYMADGHHRLSAATMLATEQRAKNVPVFNELSALFLSFNQLQILEFHRVIVPDKAIDIPTFFSLLGKCFYVQEAWNHPVKPNEQRQIGMCIADQWFRLTVKPEYYADKAVAASLDASLLQELVFGPVFGIFDPKSDPRLKCAGGPRAFEQIGLICKEHPDAIVFTLSPITPEDLIRVANAGEILPPKSTWINPKIPFGLLIHRHGRNDQEGNSNMA; encoded by the coding sequence ATGACTGTTATTAAGCCCTTTCGCGCTATTCGCCCAAACCCCAAATATGCAGATCGGTTGGTTTTTACAAGCCCGCAAGCTGAATCTGTAGCTTTGCATGGTACGGAAGGTCCGATTGTTCTTCCCCTGAAGAACTTATTGGAAACCGCAGCCCGGCAAAGACCCGAGACTGCGGCGGGGCAAATGGAAGCTTATCACGGTATCAGGACGGCGATAAACAGCTTGTTAAATGCCGGACAACTAAAGCAAGATGATAGCGAAGGGATATATATTTATGAAACAACCAGCCTGGGTATTTCCCAAACAGGTATCTGGGCGCTGTATGTGCTGAGTGAGCATGAAAAGATTAAGGTCCACGAACTTACTTTTGATGATAGCGTACGCCGGATAAAAAATTATCGCGACAACACAGGCATAGAGGGTAGCCCGGTCTTACTAACCTATGCGCCAAATCTGCAGATAGATCAGGTTATCAAACATGCAAAAAACCTGGAACCCGATTTCACGCTGGGAAACGATCATGTACTTCATCGGATATGGAGGATAACTGATGCCGCTTTAGTCAGCACCGTGATAAATGCTTTTAACGCTATTCAACATGTTTATATGGCCGATGGCCATCATAGGCTAAGTGCTGCTACCATGCTGGCTACAGAGCAAAGAGCTAAAAATGTACCGGTGTTTAATGAGCTTTCCGCCTTGTTTCTGTCTTTTAACCAGTTACAAATACTGGAATTTCACCGGGTAATTGTGCCCGACAAAGCGATAGATATCCCAACCTTTTTTAGTTTGCTTGGGAAATGTTTTTATGTACAGGAGGCGTGGAACCACCCGGTAAAACCAAACGAGCAACGCCAGATAGGCATGTGTATCGCTGATCAATGGTTTCGATTAACAGTTAAACCCGAGTACTATGCGGACAAGGCAGTAGCGGCCAGTCTTGACGCTTCACTTTTGCAGGAGCTGGTTTTTGGGCCAGTGTTTGGGATTTTTGATCCAAAGTCAGACCCACGACTTAAATGTGCAGGTGGGCCGCGTGCATTTGAACAGATCGGGCTTATTTGCAAGGAACACCCGGATGCAATTGTATTTACATTAAGCCCAATAACACCCGAAGACCTGATACGGGTAGCTAACGCGGGCGAAATACTGCCGCCAAAGTCTACATGGATAAATCCGAAAATCCCTTTCGGTTTATTAATACACCGCCATGGCCGGAATGATCAGGAAGGAAATAGTAATATGGCCTAA
- a CDS encoding SusC/RagA family TonB-linked outer membrane protein: MKRKFYQKFTCNRLWAICLLLCLLLNVAFAQQSGSVIKGKVTDDKDEGIPGVSILVKGTSIGAATDVNGNYSIKASTGAVLVFKSVGYATREITIENQTTINVKLKPLVTGLEEVTVSYGKQRAREITGSASQINAEGLSDMPVVQFTQQLQGKVPGVDIALSSGQPGRGIAVRIRGAASFATGYQPLYVIDGLPVTGSVNNINPDEIESFTVLKDASATSLYGSRAANGVVLITTKHAKAGESKIEFSSNVGIQKIDRGTVPKIMNGQQWALFMQEHYDDAVKYEGLNPAGTGYPDVYKGDVSRYGEGTNWFNLTTQSAPIQSYTLNVQSAREKSSSTVILGYQAQDGVVINTGTKLLSLRVNQELSIANNKVKIGFNIAPSYRLDHNNRLTSDGVGGFYERVFESSPILPAYNADGTYAIGAYSPGMVAYINPVAQLKESRDDYITTRILGNGYLNYQFLPGLSLKTNIGIDKGAETRNNFTPQVANNSVPTLPNLSTGISSSVDNYSYTAEANLNYEKTFFTDHHIEALVGYSAQKFDSKSNSISGTGYPTDDIGYLTAASSITAGSSSASQYSLLSAIGRLNYNYKGKYLLQGSVRRDGSSRFGENQKYGYFPAVSAGWIISDESFMAKFKKIDFLKIRASYGITGNNDFGNYTAITQLGKANYYLNGAVVPGEAINVLGNSDLQWERNKQFDLGFELGLFNNRVSFNYDYYHKLSDNLILGRPLPRSSGFTTIQYNVGQLEFWGHEFTVNTINTKGVLKWNTNLNIAIQRNLVKSLISPGYLRRNNTVTSDYYRNQEGHHLGEFYGFVFLGLYKDAADLANSAKYQVTAAAPNGSSDIGTIKMKDLNGDGVIDDVNDRTFIGDPTPSFTFGLTNTFAYKNWDMSISMSGQVGGKILAASKWAYLTNMDGSRVPLAAALDHWRSEADPGSGIYPRTKTGTTAIGRSVNSQWIEDGSYLTAKNISVGYNFKLKNNWALKNLRVYASVQQAFIITGYSGSNPEIGLSGLDATAGIGIDENAYPVPRTFSVGLTTTFK, from the coding sequence ATGAAAAGAAAATTTTACCAAAAATTTACTTGCAACAGGCTTTGGGCAATATGTTTGCTTTTATGCCTATTGCTAAATGTAGCTTTTGCCCAGCAGAGCGGAAGTGTAATAAAAGGAAAGGTTACCGACGATAAGGACGAAGGCATTCCGGGCGTGTCAATCCTTGTTAAAGGTACATCTATAGGTGCCGCTACTGATGTGAACGGCAACTATTCCATCAAGGCATCAACCGGTGCTGTGTTAGTATTTAAATCTGTAGGATATGCAACCCGCGAAATAACTATAGAGAACCAAACTACAATTAATGTTAAATTGAAGCCATTGGTAACCGGACTGGAAGAAGTAACTGTAAGCTACGGTAAACAACGTGCCAGGGAAATAACCGGATCAGCATCTCAAATTAATGCCGAAGGGTTATCTGATATGCCGGTAGTGCAGTTTACACAACAGTTACAAGGCAAAGTACCTGGTGTTGATATCGCTTTATCCAGTGGCCAGCCAGGCAGGGGAATTGCTGTTCGCATACGGGGTGCGGCCTCTTTTGCAACTGGCTATCAACCGCTTTATGTAATAGATGGTTTACCTGTAACCGGTAGCGTAAACAACATCAACCCTGACGAAATAGAGTCGTTCACGGTATTGAAAGACGCATCGGCTACTTCTTTATATGGCTCGCGCGCGGCTAACGGGGTCGTTTTAATTACCACTAAACATGCAAAAGCTGGCGAGTCTAAAATTGAATTTAGCAGCAACGTTGGTATCCAAAAAATAGATAGGGGTACAGTGCCAAAAATCATGAATGGTCAGCAATGGGCGTTATTTATGCAAGAGCATTATGATGATGCTGTGAAATATGAGGGTTTAAATCCCGCAGGCACCGGCTACCCGGATGTATATAAGGGGGATGTATCCAGATATGGCGAAGGGACCAATTGGTTTAACTTAACTACTCAATCGGCACCTATTCAAAGTTATACCTTAAACGTTCAATCGGCCAGGGAAAAATCATCTTCAACTGTTATTCTTGGGTATCAGGCGCAAGATGGCGTGGTAATAAATACGGGTACCAAATTACTATCGCTACGGGTGAACCAGGAGCTAAGCATAGCGAATAACAAGGTGAAAATTGGCTTTAATATTGCGCCAAGCTACAGGCTGGATCATAACAACCGGTTAACATCCGACGGTGTGGGTGGGTTTTATGAAAGGGTTTTTGAATCGAGCCCGATTTTGCCGGCGTACAACGCGGACGGTACATATGCAATTGGCGCCTATTCGCCAGGTATGGTGGCTTATATTAACCCCGTTGCCCAATTAAAAGAAAGCCGCGATGATTATATCACTACAAGGATTTTAGGTAATGGCTATTTAAATTATCAGTTTTTGCCCGGGTTAAGTTTAAAAACCAATATCGGTATTGATAAAGGTGCTGAAACTCGTAATAATTTTACGCCACAGGTAGCTAATAACTCGGTTCCCACTTTGCCAAATTTAAGTACAGGTATAAGCAGTTCTGTAGATAATTATTCATATACCGCCGAAGCAAACCTGAATTATGAAAAAACCTTTTTTACCGATCATCATATAGAAGCGCTTGTAGGTTATTCAGCTCAAAAATTTGATTCAAAAAGCAATAGCATCAGCGGAACCGGTTATCCTACAGATGATATCGGATATTTGACTGCCGCGTCCAGCATTACTGCAGGCTCAAGCAGTGCCTCACAGTATTCATTACTATCTGCCATTGGCCGCTTAAACTATAATTATAAAGGTAAATACCTGTTGCAGGGGTCAGTTCGCCGCGATGGCTCTTCAAGGTTTGGTGAAAACCAAAAATATGGCTATTTCCCTGCGGTATCAGCCGGCTGGATTATAAGCGATGAAAGTTTTATGGCTAAATTTAAGAAGATAGACTTTTTAAAGATCCGTGCCAGCTACGGCATAACAGGTAATAACGATTTTGGTAATTATACCGCCATCACACAACTTGGTAAAGCTAATTATTACTTAAATGGTGCAGTAGTACCTGGTGAAGCCATAAACGTTTTGGGGAACTCTGATCTTCAATGGGAGCGCAATAAGCAATTCGACCTTGGTTTTGAATTAGGACTGTTCAATAACCGCGTGTCATTTAATTATGATTATTATCACAAACTGTCAGATAACCTGATATTAGGCCGCCCTTTACCAAGGTCATCGGGCTTTACCACTATTCAGTATAATGTGGGCCAGCTTGAGTTTTGGGGACATGAATTTACCGTTAATACTATAAATACAAAAGGGGTATTGAAATGGAATACTAACCTGAATATTGCTATTCAACGCAACCTGGTAAAAAGCTTAATATCTCCGGGTTACTTACGCAGAAACAATACGGTAACATCCGATTATTACCGTAACCAGGAAGGTCACCATTTAGGCGAGTTTTACGGCTTTGTTTTCCTTGGGCTATATAAAGATGCTGCCGATCTGGCCAACTCAGCTAAATACCAGGTTACAGCAGCGGCACCAAACGGGAGTTCTGATATAGGCACCATTAAAATGAAAGATTTGAATGGTGACGGTGTTATTGATGATGTAAACGACCGTACTTTTATAGGCGATCCTACACCAAGTTTTACTTTTGGTTTAACCAACACATTTGCTTATAAAAACTGGGATATGAGCATTTCAATGTCCGGACAGGTGGGCGGTAAAATATTAGCAGCATCGAAATGGGCATATTTAACTAACATGGATGGTTCAAGGGTGCCACTTGCTGCTGCCTTAGATCATTGGAGATCTGAAGCCGACCCGGGCTCAGGTATATACCCACGTACTAAAACCGGGACCACTGCTATAGGCCGGTCTGTCAATTCGCAATGGATAGAAGATGGTTCATATCTTACGGCTAAAAACATTTCGGTAGGTTACAATTTTAAGCTGAAAAATAATTGGGCGTTAAAAAATCTAAGGGTTTATGCATCAGTACAGCAAGCATTTATTATAACAGGGTATTCGGGGTCTAATCCCGAGATCGGCTTATCAGGGCTTGATGCAACTGCGGGTATTGGTATAGATGAAAATGCTTATCCCGTGCCACGTACATTTTCTGTAGGCCTTACAACAACCTTTAAATAA
- a CDS encoding RagB/SusD family nutrient uptake outer membrane protein: MKKTYILLSMLLLTTSACKKSFIDLNPLDTPSPDTYYQTDAQLKLAMAGAYVPMRDLLVNDYFTSEMRSDNSHYQPIPNNRGTANVYRENVSDWNNDANNDYVNAVYYHCYNTIARCNTIIDRIPLANAASTAVKASVDGQAKFLRAWNYFKLVRLFGGVPLSLHEVKKAEDAYLPRATVDQVYTQIVKDANDAISELLPPAKFPQTGEATKGSATMLLADIDVTLKKYAEAETLLNTLPAMGYGLNTNYTDAFLTTNKNSKESLFEIQYLEGTAVGTQPSNFFYQFFPRTTTTTVVTGAPATNTTSTGGWNSPSFDLISTYETGDKRLDATIGIAEGAYDASYYLVISANKSVVGYTPAAGKVGVPYVKKYLHPPFTTTNNTNDNWPIYRYSEALLLLAEAQNEQGKSPLTALNAVRARAFGDALHNITATDQATLRDIILHERRVELAFENKRFHDLQRSSKGLAIMQAYAAKAKTTYTFLPASAFDIQPYKFLFPIPKPEIDLNPSQLVQNPGYAF; the protein is encoded by the coding sequence ATGAAAAAGACATATATATTACTTAGCATGTTATTGCTGACAACATCGGCATGTAAAAAAAGCTTTATAGATTTAAATCCTTTAGATACGCCGTCGCCCGATACCTACTATCAAACAGACGCGCAGTTGAAACTAGCGATGGCTGGTGCTTATGTACCTATGCGCGACCTGCTGGTTAACGATTATTTTACCTCTGAAATGCGGTCGGATAATTCGCATTATCAACCCATCCCTAATAACCGCGGAACCGCCAATGTATATCGTGAAAACGTATCAGACTGGAATAACGATGCCAATAACGATTATGTTAACGCCGTTTATTACCACTGCTATAATACCATTGCCAGGTGTAACACTATAATCGACCGTATACCTTTGGCAAACGCTGCAAGCACAGCCGTTAAAGCCAGTGTAGACGGGCAAGCAAAATTTTTACGTGCCTGGAACTATTTTAAACTGGTGCGTTTATTTGGTGGTGTGCCATTATCATTACATGAAGTAAAAAAAGCGGAAGACGCTTATTTGCCCCGTGCTACTGTTGATCAGGTTTACACTCAAATAGTTAAGGATGCCAATGATGCTATAAGTGAATTATTGCCCCCGGCAAAGTTTCCGCAAACAGGAGAAGCTACTAAAGGTTCGGCAACTATGCTACTGGCCGATATAGATGTTACGTTAAAAAAATATGCAGAAGCGGAGACATTGCTAAACACGTTGCCAGCAATGGGCTATGGCTTGAATACTAATTATACTGATGCATTTTTAACTACCAACAAAAACAGTAAAGAATCATTATTCGAAATTCAATACCTGGAGGGTACTGCTGTGGGCACACAGCCAAGCAACTTTTTTTACCAGTTTTTTCCGCGTACAACCACTACCACAGTTGTTACCGGCGCACCGGCTACAAACACTACAAGTACCGGCGGGTGGAACTCCCCTTCGTTTGATTTGATTAGTACCTATGAAACAGGTGATAAGCGTCTTGATGCAACAATTGGTATTGCTGAAGGTGCATATGATGCCAGTTATTATCTGGTCATATCGGCCAATAAAAGTGTAGTTGGTTATACCCCCGCTGCAGGTAAGGTTGGTGTGCCGTATGTTAAAAAGTACCTTCACCCACCATTCACAACCACTAATAATACAAATGATAACTGGCCAATATATCGTTATTCTGAAGCACTTTTATTGCTGGCCGAAGCACAAAACGAGCAAGGAAAATCTCCGTTGACTGCTTTAAACGCGGTGCGTGCGCGTGCCTTTGGTGATGCCCTGCACAACATTACGGCAACAGACCAGGCAACATTACGTGATATTATTTTGCATGAAAGACGGGTTGAACTTGCTTTCGAGAATAAGCGTTTTCATGATCTGCAGCGCAGCAGTAAAGGTTTAGCTATTATGCAGGCTTATGCGGCAAAAGCTAAAACAACTTATACTTTCCTGCCAGCATCAGCTTTCGATATTCAGCCGTATAAATTTTTGTTCCCGATACCAAAACCCGAAATTGATTTAAACCCAAGCCAATTGGTGCAAAACCCGGGTTATGCTTTTTAA